From the Vespa velutina chromosome 16, iVesVel2.1, whole genome shotgun sequence genome, one window contains:
- the LOC124954808 gene encoding uncharacterized protein LOC124954808 isoform X4: MDLDETIDSQIGVRVDSERQSHCPAEEDDEEPVNILDTLPLEGAPIEGQEVSEADLLGKPISKDTDDESVDNEKTGSHSGAEDGIDGNKRHGDSEHSENVKKKQKKDDGTEESTSECETKAEKKLANMRRNIREVMDETQLDEATLSAQRQEMERLRRVQEQQRIIREVQRQMTINRQNNKTQTRVISLLQGKQNQAGTTISQSSSSSLSSSSTQVRLPNTVLLKVNSSSGTGSQTGSNLQSGQIQRKSIEGTRWQKGRGVYPNAQTSISRVPNRSVGPTMLQQRIRMMTPSVSISPVVPKKEPIDRPEYYSDSDVSDIEAEEALREKHMHLARKMSSGPKSQKVAKGKDVVTISSSSESSDDDCIVLSDPSGEEETDNEDDPSNSGMHTNDRYNIPDEHGRVLINVGHPEIEPDVFLAPQVARIIKPHQIGGIRFLYDNIVESIERYKTSSGFGCILAHSMGLGKTLQVASFCDIFFRCTTAKTVLCIMPINTLQNWLAEFNMWLPYEDPTSMEKNNKITNIKSESEMESKSEIKEECGSQSDMSNISRPISTESAHRYGQENVPQSLNIMSENPYTHQGYENHMMSSYVQDSMLGKTMPDHHPRINPNYPGDITQSSMYNTNPNSIPNFDPMKPELNCHAMQGRPNIPPPNISPLNIPPPNLPPSNLPPPNLPPPNLPPPNLPPPNLPPPNLPPPNLPPPNLPPPNLPPPNLPPPNLAPPNLPPPNLPPPNLPPPNLPPPNLPPPNLPPPNLPPPNLPPPNLPPPKFGMENQNSNMYTTMENQSQGTMFSDMENRNSGPMYPNNHPSGPIYSNYNNPPNTFPNYTNQSRQDLDHEPKKENILHQNTEINVKREPEDTIKKEEGTTKEEIGEDKKNIEKVKTTYMVDAPIGMELRPRHFRLHILNDSHKTMTARAKVIQEWQTGGGVLLIGYELYRQLSMKKPNKAKRKRGQPFKDTVDVEEEDKNKGLLDEMHSALVSPGPDLVICDEGHRIKNSHASISMALKQMRTKRRIVLTGYPLQNNLLEYWCMVDFVRPNYLGTKSEFCNMFERPIQNGQCIDSTPQDIRLMRYRAHVLHALLEGFVQRRSHSVLQVSLPRKEEYILLVRMTPHQRKLYDTFMNQVVKTRAVPNPLKAFAVCCKIWNHPDILYYFLRKRQANEEDDLDLEETIGEKLIPGGKRSKARQSKGESKKGKKTNTTIKNKPAASVQPNPSSSNVDNTEGDSTHSNTKQNNYTNYSMPTNNSGYSNSMSQAPYPGYQNYRSNDQNTYYRNDNNHGEYNEFYNNQGQQRYGNQPFPTYTQNTNYNSAQGYNNQSQNYIPPNDQSVNHPQRYPSGPPNSDFRPDQNQGNNYETSGIYPRQPYTSYPDQGRNYGTSVNQGPNNYSQVSNQTSAFQAQLPNQSNNIPVPEYSPYAPQNQAQNYGNAAGQTNPIYTRNDNQPLQTSALGYTPNQGNQNAGPPPQTGGYLSNQQGQNPPSNQSRGFSPNQPNQNLGLQNSSHGYGNQQTQAMPHQNQQHGYPTQVNPNSAPQTPLNFNQQTSNSIPQNQSHGYMTNQQNQAPISQNQMRGYPPASNQINVPQNATYPQSQTAPSTNISNQVHAYSSDQQGPNASTSNSMHGYPHLVPSSTSQNSSSTYPPPQQSQQPAAPPNQNHGYTTNHQGSTSQNSTHRYNTAQQGQISQPQNQTLSYSQNQQSQNSTLNQNDQLYPRNDNQQQSQNYTSTSAPHEFPNDRQGGTTSANSTTNYPPNQTQTQNPILSTYPSDGSHQSQVGQIKGPDDPYWQRDYSGQPFRTDQCNDTYYRDPNVNRFQNNYFPSQSYSNQSYDYAGNHNTDVNTRSDDPKTSQANMGPHIQNAGACDKSNKDMPSNIIPNQSMHQSNLSNKSSYNTEANCPNSTTPGPRSVQGLGPSHSPRLSQVDLSKEEEKEKEELLEKDKDDKSDDEILTKDEEKECKSSPGGREDPGIPYDWATELMKGYVPGLIDASAKMTLFFCILEEAIRLGDRVLAFSQSLFTLNLIEDFLSRNSLKYPDGQTDAWIKNVNYYRLDGSTSALEREKLINEFNNNPKIHLFLVSTRAGSLGINLVGANRAIVFDASWNPCHDTQAVCRVYRYGQQKPCFVYRLVTDNCLERKIYDRQISKQGMADRVVDQCNPDAHLSLKDATTLSWDWEEDSQVQDFSQTKDSYSDEVMHRVLECHSSLLTKQPFHHESLLVDRKDKKLSQAEKRLARRGYELEKMAANCSRPSYNYVPGNTATRAGGLQIRAIRGGDTGTTSKPVASVRPMQQRGAESLGSRSVTGSRWIPAEVWQRQGMSAQEMTLPLDVVIPTNSPDKGSIVLKAGQRVMVLKSPKGIYMQLESGKIIAIRTALKLNQQKREEEPKKGLSSMVQRNSKPEVSFPLRNNSAISIIPKSSTGNQTSGRPISNKSGSGPGYRPFADKEISKRPKPVATAAAKPYLNQVNLTNQVSLSRLPKVKQEPVDHSTLGENSNSSDGQVRTEQRVEEVRLEDVVAEVSSNTDYSPATHNRISNSDTDSTVQKSSEEGTQVYIPDNVTSAQSVQTQHDQSESELSAKVDKQCSHPEEKESTKVDAITSFNNPFSNQNEKRDTATNDDIIIEEQSHPAPSTSVPLQPLLTPQPVSSAMRVPSTPSLLRSTDAPKNVIETSSMSVTSVCTGTNTTTTPKIIEPCVREAAVQGDPANLPQGYPYAQYPRYYDYTDPRSRSLPSPYGTYFPGVPAHTTNPRLPVDTKSQSDAVKPMEDRAMMNVPTVYSQVPSTTAKTLGNTTESKATETTVTTTVATVLSRDETHIPTAFSHPTSTRYPGPYPPGPYDPYSQHYPPAPGSTAAYPPGGAPGYPAYGGPTYNTEYARMYSAFHGPPPPADPYMHRGYAPPSSHPPNYYPPFPHPPPPYPNYSFLSPYPNPNMPSEPQPPAQ, encoded by the exons ATGGATCTGGACGAAACAATCGATTCTCAGATCGGTGTGAGGGTAGATTCTGAGAGGCAAAGTCATTGTCCGGCCGAAGAAGATGACGAAGAACCAGTTAATATTTTGGATACTTTACCATTGGAAG ggGCGCCGATTGAAGGGCAAGAGGTATCTGAAGCTGACTTACTTGGAAAACCTATTTCCAAGGATACAGATGACGAAAGTGTGGATAATGAGAAAACAGGATCTCATTCTGGAGCAGAAGATGGGATAGATGGTAATAAGAGGCATGGAGATTCTGAACATtctgaaaatgtaaaaaagaaacaaaaaaaagatgatggTACTGAAGAGTCCACATCAGAATGCGAAACAAAAGCAGAGAAAAAGTTAGCAAATATGAGAAGAAATATCCGTGAGGTTATGGATGAAACTCAACTTGACGAAGCCACATTATCGGCTCAACGACAAGAAATGGAACGTTTGCGACGAGTACAAGAACAACAAAGGATAATTCGAGAAGTACAACGTCAAATGACAATTAATcgtcaaaataataaaacacaaACCAGAGTGATTAGTCTCTTACAAGGTAAACAAAATCAGGCAGGAACTACAATTTCCCAATCATCCTcctcatcattatcatcttcGTCTACTCAAGTTCGTTTACCTAATACTGTACTATTGAAAGTAAATTCGAGTTCAGGAACAGGATCTCAAACAGGTTCTAATCTACAGTCTGGACAGATTCAAAGAAAATCCATAGAAGGAACACGTTGGCAAAAGGGTAGAGGTGTTTACCCAAATGCTCAGACATCTATATCACGAGTACCAAATCGTTCTGTTGGTCCAACTATGTTACAACAAAGAATAAGAATGATGACACCTTCTGTAAGCATCTCACCCGTGGTTCCTAAAAAAGAACCTATTGATAGACCAGAATATTATTCTGATTCTGATGTATCTGATATTGAAGCAGAAGAAGCATTGCGTGAGAAACATATGCATCTGGCACGAAAAATGTCAAGTGGCCCTAAATCTCAAAAAGTAGCAAAAGGTAAAGATGTAGTAACAATATCTAGTTCTAGCGAAAGTTCAGACGACGATTGCATAGTACTAAGTGATCCTAgcggagaagaagaaactgaCAATGAAGATGATCCATCTAATTCAGGCATGCATACAAATGATAGATACAACATTCCAGATGAACATGGTAGAGTCTTAATCAATGTAGGGCATCCTGAGATCGAGCCAGATGTGTTTTTAGCTCCTCAGGTAGCACGTATCATTAAGCCACATCAAATCGGTGGTATACGTTTtctatatgataatattgttGAAAGCATTGAGAGGTACAAAACTAGTTCTGGATTTGGGTGTATATTGGCACATAGTATGGGCTTGGGTAAAACACTTCAAGTAGCTAGTTTttgtgacattttttttcggTGTACCACTGCCAAGACTGTACTTTGCATTATGCCTATTAATACTTTACAAAATTGGTTGGCTGAATTTAATATGTGGTTACCATATGAAGATCCTACATCCatggaaaagaataataaaattacgaatataaaGTCAGAATCTGAAATGGAATCTAAGTcagaaattaaagaagaatgtGGTAGCCAAAGTGATATGTCAAACATATCCAGGCCTATAAGTACGGAATCTGCTCATCGCTATGGACAAGAAAATGTACCACAGTCCTTAAATATTATGTCAGAAAATCCATATACTCATCAAGGATATGAAAATCATATGATGTCAAGTTATGTTCAGGACAGTATGTTAGGTAAAACAATGCCGGATCATCATCCACGTATCAATCCAAACTATCCCGGCGATATTACTCAATCTTCAATGTATAATACTAATCCAAACTCTATACCTAATTTTGATCCTATGAAACCAGAATTAAATTGTCATGCCATGCAAGGTAGACCAAATATACCTCCACCAAATATATCACCATTGAATATACCACCACCTAATTTACCTCCATCCAATTTACCTCCTCCCAATTTACCTCCTCCCAATTTACCTCCTCCCAATTTACCTCCTCCCAATTTACCTCCTCCCAATTTACCTCCTCCCAATTTACCCCCACCCAATTTACCTCCACCAAATTTACCTCCACCAAATTTGCCTCCACCAAATTTAGCTCCACCAAATTTACCTCCACCAAATTTACCTCCACCAAATTTACCTCCACCAAATTTACCTCCACCAAATTTACCTCCACCAAATTTACCTCCACCCAATTTGCCTCCACCCAATTTGCCTCCACCCAATTTACCTCCACCTAAATTTGGTATGGAAAATCAGAATTCTAACATGTATACTACTATGGAAAATCAATCACAAGGAACAATGTTCTCAGATATGGAGAATAGAAATTCTGGGCCTATGTATCCCAATAATCATCCGTCTGGACCAATTTATTCGAACTATAATAATCCTCCAAATACTTTTCCCAATTATACGAATCAATCTCGGCAAGATTTGGATCATGAgccaaagaaagagaatattttacatCAAAATACAGAAATTAATGTGAAGAGAGAACCAGAAgacacaataaaaaaagaagaaggtacaactaaagaagaaataggagaagataaaaagaatatagaaaaagtcAAAACAACCTATATGGTGGATGCTCCTATTGGTATGGAATTAAGACCAAGACATTTTCGTTTACATATTTTGAATGATTCGCACAAAACTATGACAGCTAGAGCTAAAGTTATTCAAGAATGGCAAACAGGAGGTGGTGTTTTATTAATCGGATATGAATTATATAGGCAATTATCTATGAAAAAACCAAACAAAGCAAAACGAAAACGAGGTCAGCCCTTTAAAGATACGGTCGAtgttgaagaagaagacaaaaacaaAGGTTTATTGGATGAGATGCATTCTGCATTAGTTAGTCCTGGTCCAGATTTAGTTATTTGCGATGAAGGACACCGCATAAAAAATTCTCATGCTAGTATTAGTATGGCTCTAAAACAAATGCGTACAAAACGAAGGATTGTATTAACTGGTTATCCATTACAAAATAATCTCCTTGAGTATTGGTGTATGGTTGATTTTGTAAGACCTAATTATTTAGGAACTAAAAGTGAATTTTGTAATATGTTCGAAAGACCAATTCAAAATGGTCAGTGTATTGATTCTACACCACAAGATATTCGCTTAATGCGATATCGAGCACATGTGCTGCATGCTCTGTTAGAAGGTTTTGTACAGAGAAGATCACATTCGGTACTCCAAGTGTCATTGCCACGTAAAGAGGAATATATTCTTCTTGTTAGAATGACACCACATCAACGTAAACTCTATGATACTTTTATGAATCAAGTTGTTAAAACACGAGCAGTTCCAAATCCTTTGAAAGCCTTTGCTGTTTGTTGCAAAATTTGGAATCACccagatatattatattactttcttaGAAAACGTCAAGCAAACGAAGAGGATGATTTAGACTTAGAAGAAACAAtaggagaaaaattaatacctGGTGGAAAACGATCAAAAGCTCGTCAGTCAAAAGGAGAATctaagaaagggaagaaaacaaatacaaCTATAAAAAATAAGCCTGCAGCAAGTGTACAACCTAATCCTTCTTCGTCCAATGTTGATAATACGGAAGGAGACAGTACACATTCTAATACAAAACAGAATAATTATACCAATTATTCTATGCCTACGAATAATTCAGGATATTCAAATTCTATGTCACAGGCACCTTATCCTGGGTATCAAAATTATCGTTCGAACGATCAAAATACATATTacagaaatgataataatcacgGGGAATATAATGAATTCTATAACAATCAAGGTCAACAAAGATATGGAAATCAACCCTTTCCAACATATACACAAAATACTAATTATAATTCTGCACAAGGATATAACAATCAGTCACAAAATTATATACCACCAAATGATCAATCTGTTAATCATCCACAAAGATATCCTTCGGGACCACCTAATTCGGATTTTCGTCCCGATCAAAATCaaggaaataattatgaaacatCTGGAATATATCCACGTCAACCATATACATCATATCCTGATCAAGGACGTAATTACGGAACATCGGTAAATCAAGGGCCTAATAATTATTCTCAAGTCTCAAATCAGACCTCTGCCTTTCAGGCTCAATTACCTAATCAATCTAATAATATACCCGTTCCTGAATATTCGCCTTATGCTCCGCAAAATCAAGCTCAGAATTATGGCAATGCTGCTGGACAAACGAATcctatatatacacgaaatGATAATCAACCTTTACAAACTTCTGCTCTAGGATATACTCCTAATCAAGGAAATCAGAATGCAGGACCTCCACCACAAACTGGAGGATATCTTTCGAATCAACAAGGACAGAATCCACCATCTAATCAAAGTCGTGGCTTTTCTCCAAATCAACCAAACCAAAATCTTGGATTACAGAATTCATCTCATGGTTATGGAAATCAGCAAACACAAGCAATGCCACATCAGAATCAACAGCATGGCTATCCAACACAAGTGAATCCTAATTCTGCTCCACAAACACCTCTTAATTTCAACCAACAAACTTCAAATTCAATACCACAAAATCAATCTCATGGATATATGACAAATCAACAAAATCAAGCTCCCATTTCACAGAATCAAATGCGTGGATATCCTCCAgcatcaaatcaaatcaatgtACCACAAAATGCTACATATCCACAAAGTCAAACAGCACCCAGTACTAATATTTCGAATCAAGTACATGCCTATTCGTCCGATCAACAAGGACCCAATGCAAGCACATCGAATTCTATGCATGGATATCCTCATCTTGTACCATCATCAACTTCACAAAATTCATCGTCTACATATCCACCTCCACAGCAAAGTCAACAACCAGCTGCTCCACCTAATCAGAATCATGGATATACTACTAATCATCAAGGATCAACATCACAAAACTCTACTCATAGATACAATACAGCACAACAAGGACAAATTTCTCAACCTCAAAATCAGACATTATCTTATTCTCAAAATCAACAGTCACAGAATTCAACTTTAAATCAAAATGACCAACTTTATCCACGAAACGATAATCAGCAGCAATCGCAAAATTATACATCAACAAGCGCACCTCACGAATTTCCGAACGATCGTCAAGGTGGAACCACATCTGCAAATTCTACGACTAATTATCCGCCTAATCAAACACAAACGCAGAATCCCATTTTGTCAACTTATCCTTCTGATGGTTCACATCAAAGTCAGGTTGGACAAATAAAAGGACCTGATGATCCATATTGGCAACGTGATTATTCTGGACAACCATTTCGGACGGATCAATGCAATGATACATATTACAGAGATCCTAATGTAAATAGGTTTCAGAATAATTATTTCCCTTCACAAAGCTATTCTAATCAGTCTTATGATTATGCAGGAAATCATAATACCGATGTAAATACTCGCTCTGACGATCCTAAAACTTCTCAAGCAAATATGGGTCCTCATATACAAAATGCTGGTGCTTGTGATAAAAGCAATAAGGATATGCCATCTAATATAATCCCAAATCAGTCCATGCATCAGAGTAATCTTTCTAATAAATCGAGCTATAACACAGAAGCCAATTGTCCAAATTCTACAACTCCAGGACCTAGGTCAGTACAAGGACTTGGACCATCTCACAGTCCTCGATTAAGTCAGGTTGATTTAtctaaggaagaagaaaaagagaaagaagaattattagaaaaagataaagatgataaGTCGGATGACGAAATCCTTAcaaaggatgaagaaaaagaatgcaaAAGTTCTccaggaggaagagaagatcCTGGAATACCATATGATtgg gCGACGGAATTAATGAAAGGCTATGTACCTGGACTAATTGATGCGTCCGCAAAAAtgactctttttttctgtatattaGAAGAAGCGATACGTTTAGGAGATCGCGTCTTAGCATTTTCCCAATCATTATTTACATTGAATCTCATAGAAGACTTCTTATCCAGAAACAGTTTGAAATATCCAGACGGTCAAACGGATGCTTggataaaaaatgttaattattatagactAGACGGAAGTACTAGTgcgttagaaagagaaaaacttatcaatgaatttaataataatccaaaaaTACATCTCTTTTTGGTATCAACGCGTGCCGGTTCATTGGGTATCAATCTCGTTGGAGCAAATCGTGCAATCGTATTTGATGCTTCTTGGAATCCTTGTCACGACACGCAAGCTGTATGTAGAGTGTATAGATATGGGCAGCAAAAGCCTTGCTTTGTTTATCGATTAGTGACGGACAATTgtcttgaaagaaaaatttatgatagaCAAATAAGCAAACAAGGAATGGCTGACCGTGTTGTTGATCAATGCAATCCTGATGCACATTTATCTCTTAAAGATGCAACTACGTTGTCTTGGGATTGGGAGGAAGATAGTCAAGTACAAGATTTTTCTCAAACAAAAGATAGTTACTCAGACGAAGTTATGCATCGTGTATTAGAATgtcattcttctcttcttacCAAACAGCCATTCCATCATGAAAGTCTTTTGGTAGATCGAAAGGATAAGAAGCTTAGTCAAGCGGAAAAACGATTGGCTCGTCGTGGTTATGAACTTGAGAAAATGGCTGCTAATTGTTCTAGACCAAGTTACAATTATGTTCCAGGAAATACGGCAACGAGAG CAGGAGGTTTACAAATTAGAGCTATTCGTGGTGGCGACACTGGTACCACATCAAAACCAGTAGCTTCTGTGAGACCGATGCAACAACGTGGTGCTGAAAGTTTAGGTTCCCGAAGTGTAACTGGAAGTAGGTGGATACCTGCAGAAGTATGGCAGAGACAAGGAATGAGCGCACAGGAGATGACATTACCCTTGGATGTAGTTATACCAACTAATTCACCAGACAAAGGAAGCATTGTATTGAAAGCAGGACAACGTGTGATGGTATTAAAAAGTCCTAAAGGAATCTATATGCAACTTGAATCTGGTAAAATCATTGCAATTAGAACTGCTCTTAAATTGAACCAAcagaaacgagaagaagagcCTAAAAAGG GTCTATCCTCTATGGTTCAGAGGAACTCTAAACCCGAGGTTAGCTTCccattaagaaataattcagCAATTTCTATAATACCGAAATCATCAACAGGCAATCAGACTAGTGGACGACCAATTTCCAATAAATCCGGAAGTGGACCTGGTTATAGGCCATTTGcagataaagaaatttcaaagagaCCAAAACCTGTTGCAACTGCAGCTGCTAAACCTTATTTAAATCAAGTTAATCTAACTAATCAGGTTTCTTTATCAAGATTACCAAAAGTCAAACAAGAGCCCGTTGATCATTCTACTCTTGGCGAAAATTCTAATTCTTCTGATGGACAAGTGAGAACAGAACAGAGAGTCGAGGAAGTTAGATTAGAGGACGTAGTCGCTGAAGTTAGTTCAAATACAGATTATAGTCCTGCCACTCATAATCGTATTTCTAATTCAGATACAGATTCTACTGTACAAAAGTCTTCTGAGGAGGGTACACAGGTTTATATACCTGATAATGTAACTAGCGCACAAAGTGTTCAAACGCAACACGATCAGTCAGAGTCAGAATTATCGGCGAAAGTAGATAAACAATGTTCACACCcagaagagaaagagtctACGAAAGTAGACGCTATAACGAGTTTTAATAATCCATTTTCTAACCAAAATGAAAAACGTGATACTGCAACTAacgatgatattataatagaagAACAATCACATCCAGCACCTTCTACTTCCGTACCACTGCAACCATTATTAACGCCGCAACCAGTATCATCAGCTATGCGAGTACCATCGACACCTTCTCTACTGAGAAGTACAGATGCACCTAAAAATGTTATAGAAACATCCAGTATGTCCGTTACGTCTGTATGTACCGGAACAAACACTACAACAACACCAAAAATAATAGAACCATGTGTACGCGAAGCAGCAGTTCAAGGAGATCCTGCTAATCTTCCACAAGGTTATCCTTATGCTCAGTATCCAAGGTACTACGACTATACAGATCCGAGATCACGTTCATTACCCAGCCCTTATGGGACATATTTTCCTGGCGTCCCGGCTCACACGACAAATCCTCGACTGCCAGTGGATACAAAGTCACAATCGGATGCAGTAAAGCCTATGGAAGATCGGGCGATGATGAATGTACCTACTGTATATTCTCAAGTACCTAGTACAACTGCCAAAACATTAGGAAATACAACTGAATCTAAAGCTACAGAGACAACTGTTACAACAACAGTAGCTACTGTCTTAAGTAGAGACGAAACACATATACCTACTGCGTTCAGTCATCCCACGAGTACTCGTTATCCTGGACCTTATCCACCTGGACCGTATGATCCATATTCGCAACATTATCCTCCAGCTCCGGGATCTACTGCTGCTTATCCACCAGGTG GAGCACCAGGATATCCGGCTTACGGTGGACCGACATACAACACCGAATACGCTCGTATGTACTCGGCATTCCATGGTCCACCTCCACCGGCAGATCCGTATATGCATAGGGGCTATGCACCTCCCTCTTCACACCCTCCTAATTATTATCCACCctttcctcatcctcctccaccttatccaaattattcgtttctttcacCATATCCTAATCCAAACATGCCCAGTGAACCACAACCACCAGCCCAGTAG